One Sulfurimonas sp. genomic window carries:
- a CDS encoding RNA polymerase factor sigma-54, with protein sequence MGALKQTQSVENKHKLSNTLRNWLPILHSSLSDLSEAMSPFVETNPLVEVTSGFEESFEKLIPKKIISNSVSNTRTEHIEALTIANRSLYDVLDEQIEAPLFPTPLSQKIASFVVANLDENGYYEGDSEAFCTKENIDILEFEKIRLRFANVEPVGIAAKNLSESFLFQLDSSDVSDEAYPLAIKVIKDIENIYAYSDEKNFAEVMRVLGTFKNPPAIEYLEESSQVIPDLMIYFNDDESIEVKLNDAYYPTINIDTNYGVEHEYVSQKIKEAKGLVDALDMRKATLYKVGLMIVEYQYEFFTGGAIMPLTLKTLADEFGHNPSTISRAIANKYIACNRGIYAMKDFFTTAIDEDVSNAAIKEFVVNLVKNENRKKPLSDMKLLELIQDKFKVEMVRRTIAKYRKQLNIAGSSERKKLYQLH encoded by the coding sequence ATGGGGGCACTTAAGCAGACGCAAAGCGTAGAGAATAAGCACAAACTATCAAATACTCTGCGTAATTGGTTGCCGATTTTGCACTCTAGTTTGAGTGATTTGAGTGAAGCGATGTCTCCGTTTGTTGAGACAAATCCGCTTGTAGAAGTGACTTCAGGGTTTGAAGAGAGCTTTGAGAAACTCATCCCAAAAAAAATTATAAGCAACTCCGTAAGCAACACAAGAACCGAACATATAGAGGCGCTTACCATTGCAAACCGTTCACTCTACGATGTTTTGGATGAACAGATAGAAGCTCCGCTTTTTCCTACTCCGCTTTCACAAAAAATCGCCTCTTTCGTTGTGGCAAATCTTGATGAAAACGGCTACTATGAGGGAGACAGCGAAGCTTTTTGCACCAAAGAGAACATTGATATTTTGGAATTTGAAAAAATTCGTCTTAGATTTGCAAATGTAGAACCTGTAGGAATTGCAGCGAAAAATCTCTCAGAATCTTTTTTATTTCAACTTGATAGCTCGGATGTAAGCGATGAAGCGTATCCTCTGGCTATAAAAGTTATAAAAGATATAGAAAATATTTATGCCTACTCGGATGAGAAAAATTTTGCAGAAGTTATGCGTGTACTTGGTACTTTTAAAAATCCTCCCGCCATCGAATACTTAGAAGAGTCATCTCAGGTAATCCCTGATTTGATGATTTATTTTAACGATGATGAATCCATAGAAGTAAAACTCAACGATGCTTACTATCCGACGATAAATATAGACACAAACTACGGCGTCGAGCATGAGTATGTATCTCAAAAAATCAAAGAGGCAAAAGGTTTAGTCGATGCTCTTGATATGAGAAAAGCTACGCTCTATAAAGTAGGGTTGATGATAGTCGAGTATCAGTATGAGTTTTTTACGGGCGGAGCGATTATGCCCCTTACGCTTAAGACTTTAGCCGATGAGTTTGGACACAACCCATCAACCATATCAAGAGCCATAGCGAACAAATATATAGCCTGCAACAGAGGCATATACGCCATGAAAGACTTTTTTACCACCGCCATAGACGAAGATGTCTCAAACGCCGCCATAAAAGAGTTTGTCGTAAATCTGGTAAAAAATGAAAATAGAAAAAAACCGCTAAGCGATATGAAACTCTTAGAGCTTATCCAAGATAAATTTAAGGTAGAGATGGTAAGACGCACCATCGCAAAGTATAGAAAACAGCTCAATATAGCAGGATCTAGCGAGAGGAAAAAGCTTTATCAGTTGCATTAA